In the genome of Pontibacter actiniarum, the window TCAGCACAGGGTAATCGAGGCTGCCCAGTACCCGGATACGCCCCTCCATGTCGCCGTCCAGGTTAGAGAAAAGCCCGCGCAACACCGGTTCTACCAGTTTCAGGTTGGCCTTGTCCATTACGGCCAGCAGGTCCAGCTGCTCTTCCTCTGCCTGCGGGTAATAGTTGCCGGAGAGCGAAAGGACCTTCATGTTGTTGCGCTCGATACCCACGTCTACCGTCGCCTGGGCGCGTGCCTTGCTCCAGTCGGTTTTGCCAGCGATGTTGCCGATGTACACCTGGTCCAGGTAAAAGGAGTCAACCTGCATGGCGCCGCTTACCTTGGCGTTGTTGTAGATGTCCTGCGCCACCAGCTCCGCCGTTACCTCTCCGGCAATCTTCATGGAGAGCAGCGGGTTCAGGTTGTTGAGGTTAAAGTTCTCCACGTTCAGCACCAGCCTGCTGTCCGGGTCCCGGGATACCGTTCCTTCCGCCCGAATCACCTGGTTCTGGTTAACGAGCGCAAAGTTCTCGAACTCCAGCTGTTGCCCTCCCTCGCTTATATAGATGGTGTTGCCCGGCACAAAGGCCCAGGGGTTCTGCTGCAGCGTGATGTTTGACTCATCGAACACGACCTGCACCTGGTTCTGAAGGAAGTTCAGGTCACCGGTAATCAGGGCGCGGTTGTTTTGCTCCGGCTGCCGCAGGCTGGTCGCAAACTGTATGGTGCGCTCGCTCCAGATGCCCTCCACAAAAAAGTCTTGGGTGTTGCCGGCGCTTGGCAGTTCCTGCCGCTGCGAGGTAAACAGGGCGGATGCCAGCACATCGGGGTTTTGCTGTAGCTTTGAGGTGTTCAGTTCAATGGCGTTGCCATAGAGCGCATAGTCCTGGTATTGGATCGTGTCTATCGCTGCGTAAAGCTCCAGTATGGCCGTGCTGCTGTGGCGGAAGGAGCCCTCCACGGTGGCGGAATCCGAAATGCTCAGCTCCGGGAGAAACAGGTCGAGGAGAGGGTTCGCGTGCTTTAGCTGCATGCTGTAGGTTACGGCGTAGTCATTTACAGCTGTGTTTGGCTTACGGCTGTAGTAGGCTGCAGTAGCGGCAGGGTCGCTTTCGAAGTTTAGCTTGTACTCCTGAACCAGCGCCTGCAGGTCGGCAATAAGGGTCGTGTAGTCAAAGTTGCCGTTTACGCGCAGCGCCAGCAGGTCAGACGACAAGTACAGGCTTCGCTCGTTCTCCGTGATATCCGAGCGAATCAGCACGGAGTCCAGCGGCAGGCGGTTCCCCTGGTAGCTGACGTACGCACTGTCGAACTGGGCGGTTCCCTCGAACTCGTCAAGCTTGAGGCCCTTAAAGTTCAGGTTCGCCTCTGCACTGATAATAAGCGGCTCCTGGGTCAGCTGAAGCGCCTGCAGGTCTACGCGCTCCAGGTCTGCCACCATGTTAAAAGCCTTCCGCTGCTCCGCCAGGTTCACCTCGCCGTTTGCCGTAAAAATAAGGTTTGGGTCGTTGATGGATACTTCCCCAGTGAAAACCTGCCTGTTAAGGATGCCGTCCGCTTTGATGTTCTGGTAGTTATAGCCCATTAGCTGCAGCTGCTCCACATTAACGTTTGCCTTCACGTTGGCGCTGCTCAGGGTAAAGCCGGAACCTTCGAGGCGGCCGCTCATCGAGATCGTCTTCACCTGGTCCTCGATAGCCAGCAGGCGGCCCAGGTTAAAGCCCCTTGTGGTTACAAAGCCGCTGTAAGAAGAGGTGCGGGTGTTGTCGTCTATTTTTAGGTTGATGTCAGATTTTAGGTTGCCCAGTGCTGTCGCAAAGTCGCCGTTGGCAACAAAGTCGTTGTAAAAGCCCAGAAACCTGCCTTCGAGTTTCACGGTGCCCAGGCGGGCGGCAATCTCATACGCCTCCTGAGGCAGGAACTGCTTGATGTCGCGGGCATTGATGGTGGAGGGCTTCAGGCGCAGGTTGGCGAAGGTTTCTTCTGCGTTTGGTAAGCCGTCGGCGGAAACGCTGCCAACAATGTGCGTGTGCTCTCCATAGGCCAGGTCCACGTCCGTGGCGGCAAAGTCTTTCACCTTGCCCTTCAGGTTGAGGGAGTTTACCTGCAGGTTCTCGTTATACTCGCGCAGCTGGGGGGCAAACACAGCAATGTCCTGCGAGTACACTTTGGAGTGCTGCAGGTCGGCTGTCATCGTGACACTGTCTATAAACTCTGTGAAGTTGCTGAAGGTGTTATAGTCGAAGCGTACGTAGTGCTGCAGGTTACTTTTGTTTATCTGCAGGTCCAGGGCGTCCCACTCCCAAAAGGTTGCGGCATAGGTCATGCGGGTGTCCAGGTTGTGGAGCCGCGTGTTGGAGCGCGTCTCCACCGCCTGCAGGTCCATCACACTCACGCTGATCGTGTCCTCCAACTGTATCTCATTAAACCTGCCGTTAAGCCCGGTGATGGAGAGGTGGCTGTAGTCCATGCCAAAGTCTGTGCGCGGGTCGTTAAAGTCGTCGTAGGTAAACTGCCCGTCTTTGATGATCAGCTCACCCAACTGGAAGTTGAACGGCTCGGCAGGCTTGGTGGTGTCCTTCACGAAGAGATCACCAAGGGCATTGAAAAAGCTGCTGAGGTTTAAGGTGTCGCTGCCGGCGTACTGCACCAGGTTAGCCCGGGGCTCCTGCAGCTCAAGGCTGCTTATCGTCAGCGTGTTCAGGTTAAAGATGGAGAAAGCGTCGATCTCCGCCTCTGCACGGCCGATGTAGAACAACTCCTTGTTCCGGTTGTCCTGCACCTGCAGCCGCTCCAGCACGACGTTGCTGAAGAACTCAATATCCACCCGCCCAATGGTTACTTCATGTTTGGTGGCTTCAGATAGGTAGGTTGCCACTCGTTGCGCTACCTTTGTTTGCACCGCTGGGAAGCGGATGGCAACAAAAACGGCGGCAAACAGCAGTAAAAGAAACAGGAACAGCCCCAAAACTATTTTTAGAATAGCTTTTCCTATAACTTTGAAGTAATTTGTTGACTGTTCTTTTTCCAAAAATGACTGAACCTACAATCTTAGCGATAGAATCCTCTTGCGACGAAACCTCCGCCGCGGTCATCCGTGGGGGAAAGGTGTTGTCGAATATTGTCAATACACAGGCTGTACACGAGCAATACGGCGGTGTTGTGCCAGAGCTAGCCTCCAGAGCGCACCAGCAAAATATCATACCGGTGGTTACGCAGGCTCTGCTCAAGGCAAATGTAGAAAAAAGTGAGCTAAATGCAGTTGCCTTTACACGCGGGCCCGGCCTGCTGGGAGCGCTGCTCGTCGGCTGCTCCTTTGCCAAGTCCTTTGCACTGGGGTTGGGTATCCCTCTCATCGAGGTCAACCACATGCAGGCGCACATCCTGGCTCACTTCATCGATGAACCCACACCGCAATTTCCGTTCCTATGTTTAACTGTTAGCGGTGGTCACACACAAATTGTTCTGGTTAAGGACCATCTTACGATGGAAATCATCGGGCAAACGACGGATGATGCCGTGGGAGAGGCCTTCGACAAGACGGCCAAAATGCTGGGGCTGCCGTACCCGGGAGGGCCGATGCTGGATAAAATGGCCGCACAGGGCAACCCGGATGCCTTTGAGTTCCCGGTGGGCAACATGCCGGAGTATAACTACTCGTTCAGCGGCATTAAAACCTCTGTGCTGTACTTCCTGCGCGATAAAACAAAGGAGAACCCCAGCTTTGTAGAGGAAAACATCGCCGACATTTGTGCCAGCGTACAGAAAACGCTCATCAAAACACTGCTGAAGAAGTTAGTGAAAGCCTCGAATGACCTGGGCGTTAAGGAGGTGGCCATCGCAGGTGGCGTATCGGCTAACTCCGGCCTGCGGCAAACGCTGCAGCAATATGCCGAGAAGTACAACTGGAATGTGTATATCCCTGCCTTTCAGTATTGTACCGATAATGCAGGTATGATTGCCATTGCCGCTCACTACCAGTACCTTAAGGGCGACTTTGCAACGCAGTACGTTAGCCCTGAGCCGAGGCTAAAGTTTTAGTAAAGCATCCCGGATAAAGGTTCGTTCAGGACCTGCGGTACTGGTGCCGGCAGCGTGGAGGAGCCCCGGTTAATGCTGATGCTTTTGGGATGACAATTGCAGAAAATTAAAACCCGAGCAGCCATGATAAAACCCGGAGACACCAGAGTATACGTAAAGCAGGTAACGGCGGCAGACTTTGCGCGTTTCGACGACGGGTTGGTGCATGCCGTTTGCTCCACGTTTGCACTGGCACAGGCTGCGGAGTGGGCCGGGAGGCTGTTTGTGCTAGACATAAAAGGTGCGGATGAAGAGGGGATAGGCACCTTCCTGACGATCAACCACAAAGCCCCCGCTTTTGAAGGGGAGGAAGTGGAGTTTATAGCCACCCTGCAGAAGCATGAGGGGCATGAGGTGATCTGTAGTTACAGGGCCCGTGTGGGAGAGCGCTTGGTGGCCGATGGAGAAACCGGGCAGAAAATTTTGAAAAAAGAAAAACTAGCCAAAATTTTGGCGCCGAAGCAAGTATAAATGGCGAAAGATAAAGACAGAATAAAGAAGCACGTAAACATCGTTAACCGCAAGGCCTCTTTCGAGTACCAGTTCATCGACAAGTATACCGCCGGTGTGATGCTGAAGGGGACCGAGATCAAATCGATACGCGAGGGCAAAGTGAATATGCAGGACGGTTACTGTGTGTTTACGAACGGGGAGCTGTGGCTGCACAATGTACACATCTCTACCTATACCGAGGGAACCCACTACAACCACGAGCCCATGCGTGCCCGAAAGCTGTTGCTCAACAAGAGCGAGTTGCGCAAGCTGGAGAAGGGAGCCGAGGAGCAAGGTGTTACGATTATACCGACCCGCATCTTTGTAAACGACCGCGGCTTTGCTAAAGTTGAGGTTGCACTGGCGCGTGGTAAGAAGCTGTACGACAAGCGACAGGATATTAAAGAGAAGGATGTGAAGCGCGAGATGGCTCGTAGCGGATACTAAAGATAATTGTGAATGAGGGGTTGAGTGGATGAGGGAGTACAAGTATGAATTCTGGCTCTGATATCTCGAAGAAGCAGAAGGTTTATACTTAGACCACGATCAACTCATCACATACTCAGCTATACTTCACTCAATCACACATTCACCCATTCAAAAATTAAATAGCGTGGAATACGGAATAGGTATGCTGAGTGTGGTGCCGATGCGCGCCGGTACTTCGGATAAGGCTGAAATTGTAACGCAACTGGTCTTTGGCGAGTGCTACGAGGTGGTGGGGCGTGAGGATAACTGGCTGCAGCTGGAATTAGCTGCAGACGGGTACCGTGGCTGGATTGACTTTAAACAGCATACTCCGGTTTCTGCCGCCTACTACAAGGAGTGGAAGCAGGCAAAGCACCCGCGGGCCATGGAGCTGCTGCAGTTCGTTAGCTGTGCCGATGCCCCTGTGCCAATCGGGTTGGGCAGCTACCTCCCTTTTTTCGACGGTGAGAGTATACGGGTAAATGAAGAGCAGTATCCTTTCCGCGGCACTGCCTCTGATACTGCAGCAACAGCCTCGCAGGCGCAGGTGCTGGAGGTGGCCCGCCTCTTTCTCAAAGCGCCTTACTTGTGGGGCGGCAAATCGATTCTCGGCATCGATTGCTCTGGCTTTACGCAGCAGGTGTTCGGCATCTGCGGGTATCAGCTGCCCCGCGATGCCTACCAGCAGGTAACGCACGGCGAGGAAGTGCACTTCGTGACACAGGCGCAGCCCGGCGACCTGGCGTATTTCTCAAACGATGAGGGGCGCATCATACATGTCGGCATCGTGCTGGAGGGCCAGAAAATTATGCATGCCCACGGCGAGGTGCGCATCGATACGCTGGACCACAACGGAATTTACAACGCCGGGCGTAAACGCTACTCCCATACCCTCCGCATTATCAAGAGAATTTCTCTGTAAAACCTGCTGATTTCTTTGAACTTACGCTATATAGTGGCGGTTAAATCCGTAAAAGCTATGCGTACGTCCAGAAATTGGCTATGAAAGAGAAAGTCCTCATCCTGAACCAGGATTTCAGTGCCATTGCTGTCTGCTCTGTGCAGAAAGCTTTTCTGCTGGTCTACCTCGACAAAGCAGAGATGGTCACTAAATCCGATGGCGAGTTCCTGCACTCCATAAGTGCAGTGTATCCGGTCCCCTCCGTTATCCGTTTGCAGCGCTATGTGCGCGTGCCTTACTACGGTATTGCCCTGAGCCGGCACAACGTTATGCGGCGCGACGGCTATGCCTGCCAGTACTGCGGCGCCGTTAAAAACCTTACCCTGGACCATCTGCTGCCGCGCTGTAGGGGAGGGCAGACCAAGTGGCAGAACCTCGTTACGGCCTGCTCCCGCTGCAACGCCCGCAAGGGGGACCGCACCCCAGAAGAGGCCGGGCTGAAACTCCTGCGCAAGCCTACGCGTCCGTCGCTCCAAACCTTTCTGCAGCTTCACCTCAATCATAAAAACAGCGACTGGAAAGTATACCTGGGGGTGGAAAACTAACTGGATTAAAACTGTGCTAAATGCGTTAGCTGTGTTAATGTAGCTTGTTTATAAACAATCGGTTAAGTTGCCTTTGCTTGCAGTATTAGTTTATGTGCTGATTTGCATTGCTGGGCTTTTGGCAGGGAGTGCCATGCATCAAATGGCTGCCAAGGAGCCCGCTGTTTCTTGCCCTGGCTTAACCGGGTGTTTACCCGCCAAAGGAGTGTCGTGGGAATGGCGTAAGGGCTGGAGACACAAGCTTCTGCTTTCAGCTTCAGGGCCGCCCGGTACGTGTTGGTAGTGCCCGTGCAAAGCAGTGCAGCTAACAGCCAGCCGGGGCGAAAGCGCTTTTAGGTGGTAAGTGCACGCCACTAAGTTCTCCGGCGCTTCGGCTTATTTCCTCAACCTGCTTACCAAAAGAGAGTTATAAAATACAGGAGATATGGTGTTTCTCGAATTATTTTATTAATTTTGCGGTTCATTCGAATGAGTGAGCCCGGGCAGGTGCCAGGGTATGTATAACTAAACCAAACCGGCCACATTGCTCTAAGCCGGTGGCTACCCAAGAGCAGCAAAATCAATATGAGTAATTCTCCAGAAAATTTCGACTGGGACAAGTTTGAGTCTCAGGGTTTCGGTGCTGGCTACAGCAAAGCTGAGAAAGCCGAAATGGAAAAAATGTATGACGACACCCTGACTACTGTACAGGAGCAGGAGGTTGTTACCGGAACTGTTGTTGGTGTTACTGATCGTGACGTAATCCTGAACATCGGTTTCAAATCTGATGGCCTTGTGTCTATCTCTGAGTTCAGAGACATGCCGGACCTGAAGCCAGGCGATCAGGTGGAAGTATTTATCGAAGACCAGGAAGATCCAAACGGTCAGCTTATCTTGTCTCGCAAGAAGGCGAAAATCGTTAGCGCCTGGGCTAGAATTTACGACGCGCTTGAGAACGACAACGTTCTGGAGGGTGTGGTTAAGAGAAGAACCAAAGGTGGTCTTATCATGGATATCCATGGTGTGGAGGCCTTCTTGCCAGGTTCACAGATCGACGTGAAGCCGATCCGCGACTTCGACGTGTTCGTAGGCAAGAAAATGGAAGTGAAAGTTGTGAAAATCAACGCCGCTTTCGACAACGTGGTTGTATCTCACAAAGTACTTATCGAGAAAGACCTGGAGCAGCAGCGTGCCGCTATCCTGAACAACCTGGAAAAAGGTCAGGTTCTGGAAGGCGTTATCAAGAACATGACAAACTTCGGTGTGTTCATCGACCTTGGTGGCGTAGACGGTCTGCTTCACATCACAGATATTTCTTGGGGCCGTATCAACCACCCAGAGGAAGTATTGCAGCTTGACCAGAAAGTTAACATCGTTGTTCTTGACTTCGACGAAGACAAGAAGCGTATCTCTCTGGGCATGAAGCAACTTACACCACATCCGTGGGATGCACTTCCTGCTGAGATTGAGGTTGGCTCTAGAGTTAAAGGCAAAATCGTTAACGTGGCTGACTACGGCGCATTCCTGGAACTGATGCCAGGTGTTGAAGGTCTGATCCACGTTTCTGAAATGTCATGGTCACAGCACCTGCGCAACCCACAGGACTTCATCAAGCAAGGCGACGAGGTTGAGGCAGTAGTTCTGACACTGGACCGTCAGGAGCGCAAAATGTCTCTGGGCATTAAGCAGCTTACTGAAGACCCGTGGACAAAAGAGGACGTGTTGACGAAATACGCTATCGGTACGAAACACACTGGTATCGTTCGTAACCTGACAAACTTCGGCCTGTTCCTGGAACTGGAAGAAGGTGTTGATGGCCTGGTACACGTATCTGACCTGTCTTGGACTAAGAAGATCAAGCACCCATCTGAGTTCGTTAAAGTTGGTGAAAACCTGGATGTAGTTGTTCTGGAGCTGGACGTTCCTAACAGAAGACTGGCACTGGGCCACAAGCAGCTGGAGGAGAACCCTTGGGATACGTTCGAGTCTGTATTCAACATCGGTTCTGTACACAAAGCTACAGTTCTGGAGAAATCAGACAGAGGCGCCGTGCTTGAGCTGCCTTACGGCATCGAAGGCTTCTCATTCCCTAAAGGTTTGACGAAAGAAGACGGTTCTCAGGTAGAGGCTGGCGAAACGCTGGACTTCAGAGTAACTGAGTTCTCTAAAGAAGATCGTAAGATCATCCTTTCTCATACTGCAACGCACACTGAAGTAGAGCCATCTCCAAGAGCGGCTAAAGCTACGAAGAAAGCTGCGCCAGCAGGTGAGAAGAAAGAAGCAAGAGCTCCTAAAGTACAGAAAGAGGCAGATCGCTCTACACTGGGTGACCTGGACGCACTTTCTGCCCTGAAAGAGCAAATGCTGGAGAACGAGAAAGAAGCTGGTGTTAAGAAATTAGAGGCTGCGGCTAAAAAGTCAAAAGACTCTAACGAAGGCGAAGTTTCTGAAGAAGAGAACAACGCTTAATTAATCTTTAAGCTTGTTATACAACGAAAAGCCCCGGAGCAATCCGGGGCTTTTTTGTTTTTGCTCATGAGGCTGGCCCATTGACTTGACGCGACAGTGGCTTTCACTGCACATGTGAGCACAATGCTATACTAGTAGGCTAGAAGAATATCGCGAAAGTTTTTTAAAGTAGTGTAGGGATAGACGCACGAAAACTATTACGTAAAGTTACTGAGGAGGAGAGGTTCTCTCTTTTTAATGCTGTAAAGGCAAATGACAGTAGAGGAGCGAAAAAAAATGAATATATAACCTGTTGGCCCACAAGGTATAGCTGCCCCTGAGGGAATCATACGCAAAAAATAACGCGTTAAAATTTGACAAGTATATTTCTCTACGTATATTTGCACTCCAATCAAGCAACACGGTAACGTGGCCGAGTGGCTAGGCTCAGCTCTGCAAAAGCTGCTACAGCGGTTCGAATCCGCTCGTTACCTCAAAACCCCGCTAAATTTTTAGCGGGGTTTTTTGTTTTCAGCCCTTTCCCTTCCTTCATCTGCCCTCAGCAGTACAGCACTTTTCATGCTGTTTAAAATTATTGCCTGCGCTTAATCTTTTGGCACTAAAATCCGTAATCTCCTAAACCCAGTGGGGTACCGGTTGCCTTTAAAGAAAAGCCGATTCCCGCTGAAACGGCCAATAAACCTATTGAATAGACAAAAGCCTATATAGCAGAATTGTACCGTTTGAAGGTAACAACACCAGCGTGGAGACCAACCCCTAACACATGACTATGGCTGTTAAAGCCTGTATAAGAGATAAAGCCCATTCAGCGAATCCAAACTCATGAAAATCATAGATTTGCGCGTGATGCGCGGACCAAATTACTGGTCAGTAAAGCACCCCAAGCTTATTGTTATCAAGCTGGCCCTGGAAGAACTGAGCCAGAAGTATACGAACGAAGTCCCTCACTTTCTGTCCCGCTTAAAAAAGATGTTCCCGGGAATGCAGCGCCACAGGGCGGCAGAGGGCGTCGAGGGCGGCTTTTTTAACGCCGTAGCCGAAGGCACAACCTTTGGGCACGTGGTGCAGCACGTAGCGCTGGAGCTACAGACACTGGCCGGGATGGAGAGTGGCTACGGCCGCTGCTATCCCGCCCACGAAGAAGACCACATGACGGTGGTGTACTCTTACCAGGAGGAGCGTGCGGGGGAGTACGCCGCCTACGCCGCTGTGCGGATTACGCGCGCCTTGGTAAGCGGGGAAAAGTACAGACTGAGCGAAGACATTACCCGCCTGCACGACATCCGGGAGGACGAGTATTTTGGCCCGAGCACCTATTCCATCGTATCCGAAGCCGTGAGCAGAGGCATTCCGTACATTCGCCTGAATCGCCACTCGCTGATACAACTGGGCTACGGTGTGAACCAGAAGCGCATCCAGGCCACCATGACCTGTAAGACCGCCTGTTTCTCTGTGGAGATAGCAGGTGACAAAAACGCCACAAAGGACATCCTCGAAGAGGCGGGCATTCCTGTGCCGCGCGGCACCACCGTCAGTTCGCAGGAAGAGCTGAAGCGTGCGATCAGCTGGTTAGGCTATCCTATCGTTATTAAGCCTCTGGATGGCAACCACGGCAAAGGAGCCACGATCAATATCACGAATGCGAAAGATGCGCACAAAGGCTTTACAGAGGCCCGGAAGCACTCCCAGCTGGTTATGGTGGAGCAGTATATCCAAGGCTTCGACTTTAGGCTGCTGGTGATCAACGGGAAGTTTGTGGCAGCCGCGAAGCGCACACCCGCCATGGTTACCGGCGACGGCACCTCTACCATCAAGCAGCTCATCGACCGAGAGAACAGGGACCCACGGCGCGGTATCGGCCATGAGAAGGTGCTCACCAGGATAAAGATCGACAAACACACCAAGAACATACTCAAAAGCCTTAACCTGACCACCAAGTCGGTTTTGCCGGTAGGGGAGGTGCTCTACCTGAAGAGCACGGCCAACATAAGTACCGGTGGTACGGCTACAGACGTCACAGACCTGGTGGACCCCTATAACATATTGATGGCTGAGCGCATTGCCGGCCTGATCGGGCTGGATGTGTGCGGTATTGATGTAATGACCTCTGATATTGCCATTCCGCTGAACGAAACCCGTGGGGCGGTTTTGGAGGTGAACGCTGCACCGGGCTTCCGGATGCATATCTCGCCGACCTTTGGATTACCGCGCAACGTGGCTGAGCCGGTAATAGACATGCTCTTCCCTCACGGTAAGCCTGCACGGGTGCCGATTATTGCCGTAACGGGGACAAACGGTAAAACAACGACCACAAGGCTTATTGCGCATATGGTTAAGCACAAGGGTTATCAGGTAGGCTATACCACCACAGAGGGAATATACATCCAGGATAAGCTGCTGGAAAAGGGCGATACAACTGGTAGCTACAGCGCTGAATTTGTGCTGAAGGACCCAACCGTGAACTTTGCCGTGCTCGAATGCGCCCGGGGAGGCCTCCTGCGCGCCGGGCTTGGCTTTGAGCAGTGCGACATTGGCATCGTGACCAACGTAAGCTCCGACCACCTTGGTTTGCGCGATATCTATACACTGGAAGACCTGGCCAAAGTCAAAGCCGTTATCCCGAAAAGTGTCAGCAAAGACGGGTATGCCGTGCTTAACGCAGATGATGACCTGGTGTATGCCATGGCGGAGGATGTAAGCTGCAAGGTGGCATTCTTTAGTATGGACGAAAACAACCCGCGCATTCTGAAGCACATTGCCAAGGGTGGGCTGGCCGCAGTCTATGAGAACGGCTACATCTCGATCTTCAAGAACAGCTACAAAATCAGGATTGACCGTGTGGCCGATGTGCCGCTCACGTTCGGTGGAAAAGCGAAGTTCAACATCGAAAACATCCTGGCTGCGACGCTGGCAGGCTATATCTCTCATTTTG includes:
- the tsaD gene encoding tRNA (adenosine(37)-N6)-threonylcarbamoyltransferase complex transferase subunit TsaD codes for the protein MTEPTILAIESSCDETSAAVIRGGKVLSNIVNTQAVHEQYGGVVPELASRAHQQNIIPVVTQALLKANVEKSELNAVAFTRGPGLLGALLVGCSFAKSFALGLGIPLIEVNHMQAHILAHFIDEPTPQFPFLCLTVSGGHTQIVLVKDHLTMEIIGQTTDDAVGEAFDKTAKMLGLPYPGGPMLDKMAAQGNPDAFEFPVGNMPEYNYSFSGIKTSVLYFLRDKTKENPSFVEENIADICASVQKTLIKTLLKKLVKASNDLGVKEVAIAGGVSANSGLRQTLQQYAEKYNWNVYIPAFQYCTDNAGMIAIAAHYQYLKGDFATQYVSPEPRLKF
- a CDS encoding thioesterase family protein, giving the protein MIKPGDTRVYVKQVTAADFARFDDGLVHAVCSTFALAQAAEWAGRLFVLDIKGADEEGIGTFLTINHKAPAFEGEEVEFIATLQKHEGHEVICSYRARVGERLVADGETGQKILKKEKLAKILAPKQV
- the smpB gene encoding SsrA-binding protein SmpB, with the translated sequence MAKDKDRIKKHVNIVNRKASFEYQFIDKYTAGVMLKGTEIKSIREGKVNMQDGYCVFTNGELWLHNVHISTYTEGTHYNHEPMRARKLLLNKSELRKLEKGAEEQGVTIIPTRIFVNDRGFAKVEVALARGKKLYDKRQDIKEKDVKREMARSGY
- a CDS encoding C40 family peptidase, which codes for MEYGIGMLSVVPMRAGTSDKAEIVTQLVFGECYEVVGREDNWLQLELAADGYRGWIDFKQHTPVSAAYYKEWKQAKHPRAMELLQFVSCADAPVPIGLGSYLPFFDGESIRVNEEQYPFRGTASDTAATASQAQVLEVARLFLKAPYLWGGKSILGIDCSGFTQQVFGICGYQLPRDAYQQVTHGEEVHFVTQAQPGDLAYFSNDEGRIIHVGIVLEGQKIMHAHGEVRIDTLDHNGIYNAGRKRYSHTLRIIKRISL
- a CDS encoding HNH endonuclease, with the protein product MKEKVLILNQDFSAIAVCSVQKAFLLVYLDKAEMVTKSDGEFLHSISAVYPVPSVIRLQRYVRVPYYGIALSRHNVMRRDGYACQYCGAVKNLTLDHLLPRCRGGQTKWQNLVTACSRCNARKGDRTPEEAGLKLLRKPTRPSLQTFLQLHLNHKNSDWKVYLGVEN
- the rpsA gene encoding 30S ribosomal protein S1, producing the protein MSNSPENFDWDKFESQGFGAGYSKAEKAEMEKMYDDTLTTVQEQEVVTGTVVGVTDRDVILNIGFKSDGLVSISEFRDMPDLKPGDQVEVFIEDQEDPNGQLILSRKKAKIVSAWARIYDALENDNVLEGVVKRRTKGGLIMDIHGVEAFLPGSQIDVKPIRDFDVFVGKKMEVKVVKINAAFDNVVVSHKVLIEKDLEQQRAAILNNLEKGQVLEGVIKNMTNFGVFIDLGGVDGLLHITDISWGRINHPEEVLQLDQKVNIVVLDFDEDKKRISLGMKQLTPHPWDALPAEIEVGSRVKGKIVNVADYGAFLELMPGVEGLIHVSEMSWSQHLRNPQDFIKQGDEVEAVVLTLDRQERKMSLGIKQLTEDPWTKEDVLTKYAIGTKHTGIVRNLTNFGLFLELEEGVDGLVHVSDLSWTKKIKHPSEFVKVGENLDVVVLELDVPNRRLALGHKQLEENPWDTFESVFNIGSVHKATVLEKSDRGAVLELPYGIEGFSFPKGLTKEDGSQVEAGETLDFRVTEFSKEDRKIILSHTATHTEVEPSPRAAKATKKAAPAGEKKEARAPKVQKEADRSTLGDLDALSALKEQMLENEKEAGVKKLEAAAKKSKDSNEGEVSEEENNA
- the cphA gene encoding cyanophycin synthetase, which translates into the protein MKIIDLRVMRGPNYWSVKHPKLIVIKLALEELSQKYTNEVPHFLSRLKKMFPGMQRHRAAEGVEGGFFNAVAEGTTFGHVVQHVALELQTLAGMESGYGRCYPAHEEDHMTVVYSYQEERAGEYAAYAAVRITRALVSGEKYRLSEDITRLHDIREDEYFGPSTYSIVSEAVSRGIPYIRLNRHSLIQLGYGVNQKRIQATMTCKTACFSVEIAGDKNATKDILEEAGIPVPRGTTVSSQEELKRAISWLGYPIVIKPLDGNHGKGATINITNAKDAHKGFTEARKHSQLVMVEQYIQGFDFRLLVINGKFVAAAKRTPAMVTGDGTSTIKQLIDRENRDPRRGIGHEKVLTRIKIDKHTKNILKSLNLTTKSVLPVGEVLYLKSTANISTGGTATDVTDLVDPYNILMAERIAGLIGLDVCGIDVMTSDIAIPLNETRGAVLEVNAAPGFRMHISPTFGLPRNVAEPVIDMLFPHGKPARVPIIAVTGTNGKTTTTRLIAHMVKHKGYQVGYTTTEGIYIQDKLLEKGDTTGSYSAEFVLKDPTVNFAVLECARGGLLRAGLGFEQCDIGIVTNVSSDHLGLRDIYTLEDLAKVKAVIPKSVSKDGYAVLNADDDLVYAMAEDVSCKVAFFSMDENNPRILKHIAKGGLAAVYENGYISIFKNSYKIRIDRVADVPLTFGGKAKFNIENILAATLAGYISHFEVEDIKTSLRTFIPSPSKTPGRMNLFKFPNFEVLVDYAHNVGGLKAIGEYMDALEATKKVGIVAAVGDRRPEDFYEIGQVAGQIFDEVIVRLDSDLRGKTADEIMGPVLQGIEDAAPEKAVHQIPEEMRAIAFALEHAEPGSFIAIFTEDVHESVKMVESFKVIQDRKMFVE